The Nocardioides panzhihuensis genome has a segment encoding these proteins:
- a CDS encoding histidine phosphatase family protein: MILVRHGRTTANASGTLAGRLPGVKLDERGVEQASRAAERIAPVPLALAVTSPMERCQQTLSVILEGRPEQPAVVVEDGVSECDYGEWQGEKLSTLARRKLWKTVQAQPSAVTFPGGESMQAMQARGVEAVRRHDAAVTAAHGDSAVWLCVSHGDLIKAILADALGMHLDLFQRLHVDPASISVVRYGEGRPSVLATNTHAGDLSWLAPQGSSKRAPAKKGRKPSRRRNDAVVGGGSGPAEGLDKV; the protein is encoded by the coding sequence ATGATCCTGGTGAGACACGGCCGTACGACGGCGAACGCATCCGGCACCCTGGCCGGCCGGCTTCCTGGGGTGAAGCTGGACGAGCGCGGAGTGGAGCAGGCGAGCAGGGCCGCTGAGCGGATCGCGCCGGTCCCGCTCGCGCTGGCGGTCACCAGCCCGATGGAGCGCTGCCAGCAGACCCTCTCGGTGATCCTGGAGGGCCGCCCCGAGCAGCCCGCCGTCGTCGTCGAGGACGGCGTGTCCGAATGCGACTACGGCGAGTGGCAGGGAGAGAAGCTGAGCACGCTGGCGCGCCGCAAGCTGTGGAAGACGGTGCAGGCCCAGCCGTCCGCGGTCACGTTCCCCGGCGGAGAGTCGATGCAGGCGATGCAGGCCCGCGGAGTCGAGGCCGTACGCCGCCACGACGCCGCCGTCACGGCAGCGCACGGAGACTCGGCGGTCTGGCTGTGCGTGAGCCACGGCGACCTGATCAAGGCGATCCTGGCCGACGCGCTCGGCATGCACCTGGATCTGTTCCAGCGCCTGCACGTCGACCCGGCCTCCATCTCCGTGGTCCGCTACGGCGAGGGACGCCCCTCGGTCCTGGCCACGAACACCCACGCCGGTGATCTCTCCTGGCTGGCGCCACAGGGCTCTTCCAAGAGGGCGCCCGCGAAGAAGGGGCGCAAGCCGTCGCGGCGACGGAACGACGCCGTCGTGGGCGGTGGCTCGGGTCCCGCGGAAGGTCTGGATAAGGTTTGA
- a CDS encoding DUF3090 domain-containing protein — MPVMHAFDPPERFVVGTVGVPGARTFFLQAREGTRVVSVALEKQQVTVLAERLDELLDEVMKSAPAVVPAIAPFELDDNRPLEQPIEEEFRAGTMTLAWDPDEDKVVLEVFPISETEIIAEVDEAGHLVDEDAVAAIELEASEPDEVLLVRIDPGNARAFVKRAEAVLGAGRPNCPFCGTPIDPEGHLCVRANGFKRRDPV, encoded by the coding sequence ATGCCTGTGATGCACGCCTTCGATCCGCCCGAACGATTCGTCGTCGGCACCGTCGGGGTGCCCGGGGCGCGTACGTTCTTCCTCCAGGCACGTGAAGGGACCCGGGTGGTCTCGGTCGCCCTGGAGAAGCAGCAGGTCACGGTGCTCGCCGAGCGGCTCGACGAGCTCCTCGACGAGGTGATGAAGTCGGCCCCCGCCGTGGTGCCCGCGATCGCTCCCTTCGAGCTCGACGACAACCGGCCGCTGGAGCAGCCGATCGAGGAGGAGTTCCGGGCGGGCACGATGACGCTGGCTTGGGACCCCGACGAGGACAAGGTGGTCCTCGAGGTCTTCCCGATCAGCGAGACCGAGATCATCGCCGAGGTCGACGAGGCCGGCCACCTGGTCGACGAGGACGCCGTGGCGGCCATCGAGCTGGAGGCGTCGGAGCCCGACGAGGTGCTGCTGGTGCGGATCGACCCGGGCAACGCCCGGGCGTTCGTCAAGCGCGCCGAGGCGGTATTGGGCGCCGGACGTCCGAACTGTCCGTTCTGCGGCACCCCGATCGACCCCGAAGGACATCTGTGCGTCCGGGCGAACGGGTTCAAGCGGCGCGACCCGGTCTGA
- a CDS encoding SCO1664 family protein: MEPVIESTGAADGAMELVGRLTTASNATFLATIGQTEVVYKPIAGERPLWDFPDGHLAHREVASYLVSEAMDWSVVPETWLGEGPHGVGMVQRWISADESVEPVRIVPAGEIPDGFRHVFDGYDALDQVVSLAHEDTPALRRMAVFDAITNNADRKGGHVLPVADGHRFGCDHGLTFHEEPKLRTILWGWHGLGFSDEELAGIRTVHAGLSGALGRELAAYLSGGDLEALALRCETLLAEGVFPRPEYDRHVIPWPPF, translated from the coding sequence GTGGAGCCGGTCATCGAGTCCACCGGGGCGGCCGACGGGGCGATGGAGCTCGTCGGACGTTTGACGACTGCCTCGAACGCGACGTTCCTGGCCACCATCGGGCAGACCGAGGTGGTCTACAAGCCGATCGCGGGGGAGCGGCCCCTGTGGGACTTCCCCGATGGCCACCTCGCCCACCGCGAGGTCGCCTCCTACCTCGTCTCCGAGGCGATGGACTGGTCGGTCGTGCCCGAGACCTGGCTCGGCGAAGGACCGCACGGTGTCGGGATGGTGCAGCGCTGGATCTCGGCGGACGAGAGCGTGGAGCCGGTGAGGATCGTCCCGGCCGGGGAGATCCCGGACGGGTTCCGGCACGTCTTCGACGGCTACGATGCGCTCGACCAGGTCGTGTCGCTGGCTCATGAGGACACGCCCGCCCTGCGGCGGATGGCGGTCTTCGACGCGATCACCAACAATGCCGACCGCAAGGGCGGACACGTCCTGCCGGTCGCCGACGGACACCGCTTCGGCTGCGATCACGGACTGACCTTCCACGAGGAGCCGAAGCTGCGCACCATCCTGTGGGGATGGCACGGGCTGGGCTTCTCCGACGAGGAGCTCGCCGGGATCCGGACGGTCCACGCGGGGCTCTCCGGTGCGCTCGGACGGGAGCTGGCGGCGTACCTCTCGGGTGGGGACCTCGAGGCGCTCGCTCTACGGTGCGAGACGCTGCTCGCCGAGGGGGTCTTCCCGCGGCCGGAGTACGACCGCCATGTCATCCCGTGGCCGCCCTTCTGA
- the mshC gene encoding cysteine--1-D-myo-inosityl 2-amino-2-deoxy-alpha-D-glucopyranoside ligase, which yields MRAWSAPEVPELSARGPEVQLYDHQRDAVVPTEGQGRRSLYVCGITPYDATHIGHANTYVAFDLLHRAWLNAGYEVDYTQNVTDVDDPLLERADKVGIEWEALAERETELFRQDMEALRVVPPQHYIGAVESIPLVTSLIGELEEAGAIYKVDEDVYASVAVDEAFGEESRMSRSEMLELFGERGGDPERAGKKDPLDPLLWRGERPGEPSWPSPYGPGRPGWHIECTAIALEHLGAGFTVQAGGSDLIFPHHEMSGSHSRTAGKEFAEIYTHGGMVAYDGHKMSKSRGNLVFVSALRNSEIDPMAIRLVLLGHHYRDDWEWTDAKLFDAVDQVAEWRKAVALGRGAPAAPVVETVLGALADDLDAPRAVQAVDAWVAATLGEGGLAETSDSLAGETVAKLVDSALGIKL from the coding sequence ATGCGCGCTTGGTCTGCACCCGAAGTCCCAGAACTGTCCGCCAGAGGGCCCGAGGTGCAGCTCTATGACCATCAGCGGGACGCGGTCGTCCCGACTGAAGGTCAGGGACGCCGTTCGCTGTACGTGTGTGGCATCACGCCCTACGACGCGACCCACATCGGCCACGCAAACACCTATGTCGCCTTCGACCTGCTCCACCGGGCGTGGCTCAACGCCGGCTACGAGGTCGACTACACCCAGAACGTGACCGACGTCGACGACCCACTGCTCGAGCGGGCGGACAAGGTCGGGATCGAGTGGGAGGCGCTCGCCGAGCGCGAGACCGAGCTCTTCCGCCAGGACATGGAGGCGCTGCGGGTCGTGCCGCCGCAGCACTACATCGGAGCCGTCGAGTCGATCCCGCTGGTGACCTCGCTCATCGGCGAGCTCGAGGAGGCCGGTGCGATCTACAAGGTCGACGAGGACGTCTACGCCTCGGTGGCCGTCGACGAGGCCTTCGGCGAGGAGTCGCGGATGTCTCGCTCGGAGATGCTCGAGCTCTTCGGTGAGCGAGGGGGCGACCCCGAGCGGGCCGGCAAGAAGGACCCGCTCGACCCGCTGCTGTGGCGCGGCGAGCGTCCGGGTGAGCCGTCCTGGCCCTCGCCCTACGGCCCGGGTCGACCCGGCTGGCACATCGAGTGCACCGCGATCGCCCTGGAGCACCTCGGTGCCGGGTTCACGGTCCAGGCCGGCGGCTCCGACCTGATCTTCCCGCACCACGAGATGTCCGGCTCGCATTCGCGCACGGCCGGCAAGGAGTTCGCCGAGATCTACACCCACGGCGGGATGGTGGCCTACGACGGCCACAAGATGTCCAAGTCGCGGGGCAACCTCGTCTTCGTCTCCGCGCTGCGCAACTCCGAGATCGACCCGATGGCGATCCGGCTGGTGCTGCTCGGCCACCACTACCGCGACGACTGGGAGTGGACCGACGCCAAGCTCTTCGACGCCGTCGACCAGGTCGCCGAATGGCGCAAGGCCGTCGCCCTCGGCCGTGGCGCCCCTGCGGCGCCGGTCGTCGAGACCGTCCTCGGCGCCTTGGCCGACGACCTCGACGCCCCGCGTGCGGTCCAGGCCGTCGACGCCTGGGTCGCCGCCACCCTCGGTGAGGGCGGCCTCGCCGAGACCTCTGACTCGCTCGCCGGCGAGACCGTCGCCAAGCTCGTCGACTCGGCGCTGGGCATCAAGCTCTAG
- a CDS encoding PAC2 family protein: protein MIEIEETRDLVDPVVIAAFEGWNDAADAASGTVDHLMDVWHARVVAEIDPEDFYDYQVNRPVTGTDENGFRSITWPTTQVAVCSPPDLDRDIILVRGIEPNMRWKQFVSEILECVDELGGQLVVTLGALLADAPHTRPIPVSGTATEPDLVDRLKLDSPTYEGPTGIVGVVQEACVQSDIPAVSYWAAVPHYVAAPPCPKATLAIINKLEDLLQCSIPLGDLPEDAKAWERGVNDLAEEDEDVSDYVRSLEEARDTVDLPEASGDAIAREFERYLKRRSDDS from the coding sequence GTGATCGAGATCGAAGAGACCCGCGACCTGGTCGATCCTGTGGTGATCGCCGCGTTCGAGGGATGGAACGACGCGGCCGATGCCGCGTCCGGCACGGTTGACCATCTGATGGACGTCTGGCACGCACGGGTGGTGGCCGAGATCGATCCCGAGGACTTCTACGACTACCAGGTCAACCGACCTGTCACCGGCACCGACGAGAACGGCTTCCGTTCGATCACCTGGCCCACCACCCAGGTCGCCGTCTGCTCCCCGCCCGACCTGGACCGCGACATCATCCTCGTGCGCGGCATCGAGCCCAACATGCGCTGGAAGCAGTTCGTCAGCGAGATCCTGGAGTGCGTCGACGAGCTCGGCGGCCAGCTCGTGGTGACCCTCGGCGCGCTTCTGGCCGACGCGCCGCACACCCGCCCGATCCCGGTCTCCGGCACCGCCACCGAGCCCGACCTCGTCGACCGGCTCAAGCTCGACTCGCCGACGTACGAAGGGCCGACCGGCATCGTCGGCGTGGTCCAGGAGGCCTGCGTCCAGTCCGACATCCCGGCGGTCTCCTACTGGGCGGCGGTCCCCCACTACGTCGCCGCTCCGCCGTGCCCCAAGGCCACCCTCGCGATCATCAACAAGCTCGAGGACCTGCTCCAGTGCTCCATCCCCCTCGGTGACCTCCCCGAGGACGCCAAGGCCTGGGAGCGCGGCGTCAACGACCTCGCCGAGGAGGACGAGGACGTCTCCGACTACGTACGCTCCCTGGAGGAGGCTCGCGACACCGTCGACCTCCCCGAGGCGAGCGGTGACGCGATCGCCCGGGAGTTCGAGCGCTACCTCAAGCGTCGCTCCGACGACTCGTAG
- the metH gene encoding methionine synthase, translating into MSLRPDVTETLSATLKERIMVLDGAMGTAIQRDRPDEAGYRGERFKDWHVDLIGNNDLLNLTQPPIIEGIHREYLEAGADIIETNTFNANAVSLIDYDMVDLAYEINFEAARLARSAADAYSTPDKPRYVAGALGPTSRTASISPDVNDPGARNVTYEQLRDAYAEATRALLEGGSDLIFIETIFDTLNAKAAIFGVQQVFEEYGRRWPVVISGTITDASGRTLSGQVTEAFWDSVRHAEPLLVGLNCALGAQEMRPYIAELARISDAFVSCYPNAGLPNAFGEYDEGPTDTAGHVHEFATAGFVNLVGGCCGTTPAHIAEIAKQVESVAPRGIPEVKPALRLSGLEPFTVTEESLFVNVGERTNITGSARFRNLIKAGDFDTALSVAAQQVENGAQVIDVNMDEGMIDGVAAMTRFLTLIASEPDISRVPIMIDSSKWEVIEAGLKLVQGKPIVNSISLKEGVESFVEHAELCKRYGAAAVVMAFDEDGQADSYERRIAVCERAYRILVDEVGFDPEDIIFDPNVFAVATGIEEHAAYGQDFIEAVRWIKQNLPGAKVSGGISNVSFSFRGNNPVREAIHAVFLYHAIEAGLDMGIVNAGALVPYSEVDAELRDRIEDVVLNRRPDAAERLLEIASKYNKDTPEAEAKAEVWRELPVGERITHALVKGLDAYVEADTEELRAEISARGGRPIEVIEGPLMDGMNVVGDLFGAGKMFLPQVVKSARVMKKAVAYLIPFIEAEKKPGDAETKKGTIVMATVKGDVHDIGKNIVGVVLQCNNYEVIDLGVMVPAQKILDAAKEHDADIIGLSGLITPSLDEMVGFATEMQRVGLDLPLLIGGATTSRAHTAVKIDKAYDGPVVWVKDASRSVPTAAALLDAGRREKLMAEVKDDYDSLRARHAERRERVSLTHVQAKANKPEIDYSSLPPEPAQPGVHTLLDYPIAELRDYIDWQPFFNSWEMKGRFPDILNNPATGEEARKLFDDAQAMLDKIIEEKWIEARGVYGLFPANSTGEDVVVYTDPSRTEERATLFQLRQQGQHRDGISNKSMADFVAPVGAGPDHVGAFAVTAGIGLPERVMAFKNDLDDYSAIMVEALADRLAEAFAERLHQRVRTEFWGYAADETDGSLSNEDLIAEKYAGIRPAPGYPACPDHTEKQTIWSLLDVEEKTGIELTESMAMWPGASVSGLYYAHPESQYFVVGRIGQDQVADYAKRKGWTMAEAERWLSPNLGYDPED; encoded by the coding sequence GTGAGTCTGCGCCCTGATGTCACCGAGACCCTGTCTGCCACCCTCAAGGAGCGGATCATGGTGCTCGACGGCGCGATGGGCACGGCCATCCAGCGTGACCGTCCCGACGAGGCGGGCTATCGCGGTGAGCGGTTCAAGGACTGGCACGTCGACCTGATCGGCAACAACGACCTGCTCAACCTCACCCAGCCGCCGATCATCGAGGGCATCCACCGCGAATATCTCGAGGCCGGCGCGGACATCATCGAGACCAACACGTTCAACGCGAACGCGGTCTCGCTGATCGACTACGACATGGTCGACCTCGCCTACGAGATCAACTTCGAGGCGGCCCGGCTGGCCCGTTCCGCCGCGGACGCCTACTCGACCCCCGACAAGCCGCGCTATGTCGCCGGCGCGCTGGGCCCCACGTCGCGGACGGCCTCCATCAGCCCCGACGTGAACGACCCCGGCGCCCGCAACGTCACCTACGAGCAGCTCCGCGACGCCTACGCCGAGGCCACCCGCGCGCTCCTCGAGGGCGGCTCGGACCTGATCTTCATCGAGACCATCTTCGACACCCTCAACGCCAAGGCGGCGATCTTCGGCGTCCAGCAGGTCTTCGAGGAGTACGGCCGCCGCTGGCCCGTCGTCATCTCCGGGACGATCACCGACGCCAGCGGACGCACGCTGTCCGGGCAGGTCACCGAGGCGTTCTGGGATTCCGTACGCCACGCCGAGCCGCTCCTGGTCGGCCTCAACTGCGCGCTCGGCGCGCAGGAGATGCGCCCCTACATCGCCGAGCTCGCCCGGATCTCGGACGCGTTCGTGTCGTGTTACCCCAACGCGGGCCTGCCGAACGCCTTCGGCGAGTACGACGAGGGCCCGACCGACACGGCCGGCCACGTCCACGAGTTCGCCACCGCCGGCTTCGTGAACCTCGTCGGCGGCTGCTGCGGCACCACGCCGGCCCACATCGCCGAGATCGCCAAGCAGGTCGAGAGCGTCGCGCCCCGGGGCATCCCCGAGGTGAAGCCCGCGCTGCGTCTGTCCGGTCTGGAGCCGTTCACGGTGACGGAGGAGAGCCTCTTCGTCAACGTCGGGGAGCGGACCAACATCACCGGCTCGGCGCGGTTCCGCAACCTGATCAAGGCCGGTGACTTCGACACCGCCCTCTCGGTGGCCGCGCAGCAGGTCGAGAACGGCGCGCAGGTCATCGACGTCAACATGGACGAGGGCATGATCGACGGGGTCGCGGCGATGACCCGCTTCCTCACCCTGATCGCCTCCGAGCCCGACATCAGCCGGGTCCCGATCATGATCGACTCCTCCAAGTGGGAGGTCATCGAGGCCGGGCTGAAGCTCGTCCAGGGCAAGCCGATCGTCAACTCGATCTCGCTCAAGGAGGGCGTCGAGTCCTTCGTCGAGCACGCCGAGCTGTGCAAGCGCTACGGCGCCGCAGCGGTCGTGATGGCCTTCGACGAGGACGGCCAGGCCGACTCCTACGAGCGTCGGATCGCGGTCTGCGAGCGCGCCTACCGGATCCTCGTCGACGAGGTCGGCTTCGACCCCGAGGACATCATCTTCGACCCCAACGTGTTCGCGGTCGCGACCGGGATCGAGGAGCACGCGGCGTACGGCCAGGACTTCATCGAGGCGGTCCGCTGGATCAAGCAGAACCTCCCGGGCGCCAAGGTCTCCGGCGGCATCTCGAACGTGAGCTTCTCCTTCCGTGGCAACAACCCGGTGCGCGAGGCGATCCACGCGGTCTTCCTCTACCACGCGATCGAGGCGGGCCTGGACATGGGCATCGTCAACGCCGGCGCACTGGTGCCCTACTCCGAGGTCGACGCCGAGCTGCGCGACCGCATCGAGGACGTCGTGCTCAACCGGCGGCCCGACGCGGCCGAGCGGCTGCTGGAGATCGCCTCCAAGTACAACAAGGACACACCCGAGGCCGAGGCGAAGGCCGAGGTCTGGCGCGAGCTGCCGGTCGGCGAGCGGATCACCCACGCGCTGGTCAAGGGCCTGGACGCCTACGTCGAGGCCGACACCGAGGAGCTCCGCGCCGAGATCTCGGCTCGTGGTGGCCGTCCGATCGAGGTCATCGAGGGCCCGCTGATGGACGGCATGAACGTCGTCGGCGACCTGTTCGGCGCCGGCAAGATGTTCTTGCCGCAGGTCGTCAAGAGCGCCCGGGTGATGAAGAAGGCGGTCGCCTATCTGATCCCGTTCATCGAGGCCGAGAAGAAGCCCGGTGACGCCGAGACCAAGAAGGGCACCATCGTCATGGCCACGGTCAAGGGCGACGTCCACGACATCGGCAAGAACATCGTCGGCGTGGTGCTGCAGTGCAACAACTACGAGGTGATCGACCTCGGCGTGATGGTCCCGGCGCAGAAGATCCTCGACGCCGCCAAGGAGCACGACGCCGACATCATCGGTCTCTCCGGGCTGATCACGCCCTCGCTGGACGAGATGGTCGGCTTCGCCACCGAGATGCAGCGGGTCGGGCTCGACCTGCCGCTGCTCATCGGCGGCGCCACCACGTCGCGGGCCCACACCGCGGTCAAGATCGACAAGGCGTACGACGGCCCGGTCGTCTGGGTCAAGGACGCCTCCCGCTCGGTGCCGACCGCGGCAGCCCTCCTCGACGCCGGCCGGCGCGAGAAGCTGATGGCCGAGGTCAAGGACGACTACGACTCGCTGCGCGCTCGCCACGCCGAGCGACGCGAGCGGGTCTCCCTCACGCACGTGCAGGCGAAGGCCAACAAGCCCGAGATCGACTACTCGTCGCTGCCGCCCGAGCCGGCGCAGCCCGGGGTGCACACGCTGCTGGACTATCCGATCGCCGAGCTGCGCGACTACATCGACTGGCAGCCGTTCTTCAACTCCTGGGAGATGAAGGGCCGCTTCCCCGACATCCTCAACAACCCGGCCACCGGCGAGGAGGCGCGCAAGCTCTTCGACGACGCGCAGGCGATGCTCGACAAGATCATCGAGGAGAAGTGGATCGAGGCGCGGGGCGTCTACGGGCTCTTCCCGGCCAACTCGACCGGCGAGGACGTGGTCGTCTACACCGACCCCTCGCGCACCGAGGAGCGGGCGACGCTGTTCCAGCTGCGCCAGCAGGGCCAGCACCGCGACGGCATCTCCAACAAGTCGATGGCCGACTTCGTCGCGCCGGTCGGCGCGGGCCCCGACCACGTCGGCGCCTTCGCGGTGACCGCCGGGATCGGCCTGCCCGAGCGGGTCATGGCGTTCAAGAACGACCTCGACGACTACTCCGCCATCATGGTCGAGGCGCTCGCTGACCGCCTGGCCGAGGCGTTCGCGGAGCGGCTCCACCAGCGCGTACGCACCGAGTTCTGGGGCTACGCCGCCGACGAGACCGACGGCTCGCTGTCCAACGAGGACCTGATCGCCGAGAAGTACGCCGGCATCCGCCCCGCCCCGGGCTACCCGGCCTGCCCCGACCACACCGAGAAGCAGACCATCTGGTCGCTGCTCGACGTCGAGGAGAAGACCGGCATCGAGCTCACCGAGTCGATGGCGATGTGGCCCGGCGCCTCGGTCTCCGGCCTCTACTACGCCCACCCCGAGTCGCAATACTTCGTCGTGGGGCGCATCGGGCAGGACCAGGTCGCCGACTACGCCAAGCGCAAGGGCTGGACGATGGCCGAGGCCGAGCGCTGGCTCTCGCCGAACCTGGGCTACGACCCGGAGGACTGA
- a CDS encoding TIGR03668 family PPOX class F420-dependent oxidoreductase, with amino-acid sequence MRHEEQWARERFADARVARLATVSADGAPRIVPIVFALADEAIITAVDHKPKSTTRLRRLQDIAENPAVSLLVDVYDDDWSQLWWARADGLARVQPTYDLAPLVAKYADYREHPPNGPVIVIEVTRWSGWSAT; translated from the coding sequence GTGCGACACGAGGAGCAGTGGGCCCGGGAGCGGTTCGCCGACGCCAGGGTGGCGCGCCTGGCCACGGTCTCGGCCGACGGTGCGCCGCGGATCGTGCCGATCGTGTTCGCACTGGCCGATGAGGCGATCATCACGGCGGTCGACCACAAGCCGAAGTCGACCACCCGCCTGCGGCGGCTGCAGGACATCGCGGAGAACCCGGCGGTGTCGCTGCTGGTCGACGTCTACGACGACGACTGGTCGCAGCTGTGGTGGGCCCGCGCCGACGGTCTTGCGCGGGTGCAGCCGACCTACGACCTCGCCCCGCTGGTCGCGAAGTACGCCGACTACCGGGAGCACCCACCGAACGGACCGGTGATCGTCATCGAGGTCACCCGATGGTCCGGGTGGTCGGCGACCTGA
- a CDS encoding CBS domain-containing protein has translation MPLTRIGKPTTRPMDGVEYGGGRLAYAPGEATVADAMVRRPKLLTATATSSDVRDLFRDDHVHAALVVDGERLLTVIEPHEAEACEEAAASALGTLQGRTTSSDADLWETWVRMTESGRRRLAVVDDGRCVGLLCLKRSGRGFCCDAGVRARNAHPSPQELTWDE, from the coding sequence GTGCCGCTCACCCGGATCGGGAAGCCGACCACCCGGCCCATGGATGGGGTCGAGTACGGCGGCGGGCGATTGGCGTACGCGCCGGGGGAGGCGACCGTGGCCGACGCCATGGTCCGTCGGCCGAAGCTGCTGACGGCGACGGCGACCAGCAGCGACGTACGCGACCTGTTCCGCGACGACCACGTGCACGCGGCGCTCGTCGTCGACGGTGAACGGCTGCTGACGGTCATCGAGCCGCACGAGGCCGAGGCCTGCGAGGAGGCAGCCGCGAGCGCCCTGGGCACGCTGCAGGGCCGCACGACCTCGTCGGACGCCGACCTGTGGGAGACCTGGGTGCGGATGACCGAGAGCGGCCGCCGCCGTCTGGCCGTGGTCGACGATGGCCGCTGTGTCGGCCTCCTCTGCCTCAAGCGCAGCGGCCGAGGGTTCTGCTGTGATGCTGGTGTCCGGGCGAGGAACGCCCACCCCTCACCTCAGGAGCTGACATGGGACGAGTGA